The window TTTCTCATTATTAGTTTTccagtttaattattttgtttccttGCATCTCCTTAAATTCTAGGCATTTCAGAATATTTCTAGCATCTAATTTCCCATTTCTCCTTAAAGTCTCGTCCTCGGCGGCCTCATGATCTCAATCCTcacacaactaaaaaaaaaaaaaaacatcacccTTTTTAGTTCACAAGTTTTTGGGATATCAAAAGGGAGTTGATCATCACAGGCTCAAAGGCATCCTTAACCTCAAAGGTACTGGTgctctgattttttatttttatggaaaatgagcATTTAGTAGCCTTTCTATCACCCGAAAATCTATAACAAGGCGTACTCATGAGGCAAGATCCATGAAAATTTGACAATTGTCCTCAACCATGCCAACtcattaattttcatctaaaccATCATGcaagtaagaaaataaaatgcaccTAATTATTAGCATACGTTATAACTGAGCACATCAATTCATCTCAGGAGTTATAATTGCCCAAATTAACAAGATATTCACGATTATCTAAATTCGACTTTATTAATAAAGTGAAAATTCAATCTAATGCTTTAAGACATAAATCTTAACAGCTAATTTATTAAACTATATCCCTCTTCTTGCCAAAACAATATTGCCTACTTCGATCATCGCCACGGTTTATTTTACAAGCAACAAATGCTTTAGTCTATAATAATCTACTCCCATTAAATTCTTAGACATTTCTCAAACATTATATAAGGCTTTGATTCCTGCAATATCATCTGCATGCAAGCCTTTAGTCACTCCTTGAGAGATACTGGGTTCCATGATTGCTCCTTGAACTGAGCTATGCCCGAGTCCAAGAAGGTGCCCAATTTCATGCAAAGCAACTGTCTCCAAGTCATATGCACCCGGAGTAGCACCCACACTCCAGGGCTCATCTGCATCATAATGGAATCTTCCATTTGTTGGCGCAAATGCATGAGCAAGGGTTCCACCAGTTCCATCGAAAGGAAACCTATCTCCATGATCCCTTCTTCCAAAACCAATAGTGATATCTGCGTTTGACAGGGCTTGAGCCTGTGAGAAGGTGAAGTGGGTGTTTCCTGCCCATGTTCGGAATGCTTGTGCTACAGGACTCATGGCTTCAGTTGGGGTTCCTGGGAGAAACCCGTACGTGAGATGATACTTTGAGGATGGCCACTTTGGAGCACTTGGAGACATGAAACTATAATGGGAGACGGTATGGAATGAGCCCTTGCGATGGTGATGCTTCTTCTTGCCCGATTGCATCGAGTTTGTACCATTGATGATATCTGCTACGCCACAACGAGGCATCATCATCTTTGATACCGTTTCAGCATCCAAAGTCCCAGTGGCCTTTAGATGATAATTTTGCTGGTATGTTTTGACGGCAGATTCTAAGAGtt is drawn from Juglans regia cultivar Chandler unplaced genomic scaffold, Walnut 2.0 Scaffold_32, whole genome shotgun sequence and contains these coding sequences:
- the LOC108981328 gene encoding metalloendoproteinase 3-MMP-like; protein product: MAAKRSPLFSLITLGLILLALIPLLSHATTPPHSSDQKTSPFGFLKHLQGCHKGEKLQGIHDLKRYLENFGYYHKTKINTDANDDDFDELLESAVKTYQQNYHLKATGTLDAETVSKMMMPRCGVADIINGTNSMQSGKKKHHHRKGSFHTVSHYSFMSPSAPKWPSSKYHLTYGFLPGTPTEAMSPVAQAFRTWAGNTHFTFSQAQALSNADITIGFGRRDHGDRFPFDGTGGTLAHAFAPTNGRFHYDADEPWSVGATPGAYDLETVALHEIGHLLGLGHSSVQGAIMEPSISQGVTKGLHADDIAGIKALYNV